CCGGCCACGCCGACCTGATCCGCGAATCCATCGACGGCCTCACCGGGGAGGGTGTGCCGCAGTAGACACGCCCTCGCTGTCGGAAAGCCGACAGTAGTGAGGTGTTGACAGTCGGTGTCCTTCTCGCGAAACGATGAGAGCGCTCTCTCGGGGGGCGACGTGAGGAGGAAGAATGCGCTTCAGAACCAGAGTGCTGGGTGTCGTCGCGGCTGCGGTGGCTGTGGCCGGCGTGCTGTCGGCGACCCCGGACCGGTCGGCCGACGCAGCCGTACCGGCGACGATTCCGCTGACGATCACGAACAACTCGGGCCGCGGCGACGCGGTCTACATCTACAACCTGGGCACGAACCTGGCCACCGGGCAGCAGGGCTGGGCGGACGCCTCGGGGACGTTCCACGCCTGGCCGGCCGGCGGCAACCCGCCGACCCCGGCGCCGGACGCGTCGATCGCCGGACCCACCAACGGGCAGTCCGTCACGATCCAGATGCCGAAGTTCTCCGGCCGCGTGTACTTCTCCTACGGCCAGAAGCTCGTCTTCAAGCTCACCACGGGCGGCCTCGTGCAACCCGCCGTACAGAACCCGAGCGATCCGAACCGGAACATCCTGTTCCACTGGTCGGAGTACACGCTCAACGACAGCGGCCTGTGGATCAACAGCACGCAGGTCGACATGGTCTCGGCGCCGTACGCCGTGAGCGTGAAGGCCGGGGACGGTTCCACGAAGACCACCGGCCACCTCAAGCCCGGCGGTTACAACGCCGTGTACGACGGCCTCCGCAACGCGCCCGGCGGCTGGGGCGGCCTGATCCAGACGGCGCCCGACGGCTCGGTGCTCCGCGCGCTCTCCCCGCTGTTCGGCGTCGAGACCGGGGCGATCCCGGCGAGCGCGATGGACGACTACATCAACCGCGTGTGGTCGAAGTACAGCTCGGAGACCCTGACGGTCACGCCGTTCGGCGACCAGCCGAACACCAAGTACTTCGGTCGCGTGTCCGGCGGCGTCATGAACTTCACGAACAGCTCCGGCGCGGTCGTCACGTCGTTCCAGAAGCCCGACTCGGCGAGCGTGTTCGGCTGCTTCAAGTTGCTGGACGCACCGAACGACCAGGTCCGCGGCCCGATCTCCCGCACCCTGTGCGCCGGCTACAACCGCTCCACCCTGCTGACGAACCCCAACCAGCCGGACCCCAACAACGCGAACTTCTACCAGGACGCGGT
This Kribbella sp. NBC_00482 DNA region includes the following protein-coding sequences:
- a CDS encoding glycoside hydrolase family 64 protein translates to MRFRTRVLGVVAAAVAVAGVLSATPDRSADAAVPATIPLTITNNSGRGDAVYIYNLGTNLATGQQGWADASGTFHAWPAGGNPPTPAPDASIAGPTNGQSVTIQMPKFSGRVYFSYGQKLVFKLTTGGLVQPAVQNPSDPNRNILFHWSEYTLNDSGLWINSTQVDMVSAPYAVSVKAGDGSTKTTGHLKPGGYNAVYDGLRNAPGGWGGLIQTAPDGSVLRALSPLFGVETGAIPASAMDDYINRVWSKYSSETLTVTPFGDQPNTKYFGRVSGGVMNFTNSSGAVVTSFQKPDSASVFGCFKLLDAPNDQVRGPISRTLCAGYNRSTLLTNPNQPDPNNANFYQDAVTNHYSKIIHSQMADGHAYGFAFDDVGNHEALVHDGNPQQAGLILDPFN